The following coding sequences are from one Streptomyces sp. NBC_00536 window:
- the rplS gene encoding 50S ribosomal protein L19: MSHVLDAVTAGTLRTDLPAFRPGDTVNVHVRVIEGSRSRIQQFKGVVIRRQGSGVSETFTVRKVSFSVGVERTFPVHSPIFEKIELVTRGDVRRAKLYFLRELRGKAAKIKEKRDR, encoded by the coding sequence ATGTCTCACGTGCTCGATGCCGTCACCGCCGGCACCCTGCGTACGGACCTCCCGGCCTTCCGCCCGGGTGACACCGTCAACGTCCACGTCCGCGTGATCGAGGGCAGCCGCTCCCGTATCCAGCAGTTCAAGGGCGTAGTCATCCGTCGCCAGGGTTCTGGCGTCAGCGAGACCTTCACGGTCCGCAAGGTCTCCTTCAGCGTCGGCGTGGAGCGTACCTTCCCGGTGCACTCCCCGATCTTCGAGAAGATCGAGCTCGTCACCCGCGGTGACGTGCGTCGCGCCAAGCTGTACTTCCTCCGTGAGCTCCGCGGCAAGGCCGCGAAGATCAAGGAGAAGCGCGACCGCTGA
- the lepB gene encoding signal peptidase I, with product MDTEASHTRRGHSSPDEGEGRPRFAFSGTRLRRPGWFTWRRAGLLGVVCTVFLLLLSNFVVQPFLIPSRSMEPTLAIGDRVLVNKLAYGSGDLPKRGDLVVFDGTGSFVPERAGDGNPVGEALHGAASALGLAEPSDTDFVKRVIGVGGDDVTCCDAGGKLLVNGAPVEEPYLYPGDTASKVPFRIVVPLGTLWVMGDHRSQSRDSRDHLGEPGGGMVPVDKVIGRADWIGWPVSRMRSLGAARPVGGSGGGHG from the coding sequence ATGGACACCGAGGCATCTCACACGCGACGCGGCCACTCTTCCCCCGACGAGGGGGAGGGGCGGCCGCGTTTCGCGTTTTCCGGGACCCGGCTGCGGCGTCCCGGCTGGTTCACCTGGCGCCGCGCCGGTCTGCTCGGGGTCGTCTGCACGGTCTTCCTGCTGCTGCTCAGCAATTTCGTCGTGCAGCCCTTCCTGATCCCGAGCCGCTCGATGGAGCCGACGCTGGCGATCGGCGACCGGGTGCTGGTGAACAAGCTGGCCTACGGGTCCGGGGACCTGCCCAAGCGCGGTGACCTGGTCGTCTTCGACGGCACGGGGTCCTTCGTGCCCGAGCGCGCCGGCGACGGCAATCCGGTCGGCGAGGCCCTGCACGGCGCCGCCTCCGCCCTCGGGCTCGCCGAACCGTCCGACACGGACTTCGTGAAGCGGGTCATCGGCGTCGGCGGCGACGACGTGACGTGCTGTGACGCGGGCGGGAAGCTCCTGGTCAACGGCGCGCCGGTCGAGGAGCCCTACCTGTATCCCGGGGACACGGCGTCGAAGGTGCCCTTCCGGATCGTCGTGCCGCTTGGCACCCTGTGGGTCATGGGCGATCACCGCTCCCAGTCCCGGGACTCCCGGGACCACCTCGGGGAGCCGGGCGGCGGGATGGTGCCGGTGGACAAGGTGATCGGGCGGGCCGACTGGATCGGCTGGCCCGTTTCCCGCATGCGGTCCCTGGGGGCCGCGCGCCCCGTGGGAGGTTCCGGTGGCGGACATGGGTAG
- the lepB gene encoding signal peptidase I, translating to MAVGARSGRDEPEERPEERPEAAVESETHDEDGNPRAHRSFWKELPLLIGIALVLALLIKTFLVQAFSIPSESMQNTLQKGDRVLVDKLTPWFGSEPERGEVVVFHDPADWLAGEPTPDPNIAQKVLSFIGLMPSAEEKDLIKRTIAVGGDTVECKKGGPVVVNGKQLDEPYIFPGNTACDDKPFGPLTVPKGKIWVMGDHRQNSQDSRWHQEDSTGGFVPVDKVVGRAVVVAWPVTRWATLPVPDTFDQQGINKRPAATALGAAAPAGLGLATALPIVLWRRRKLTKTPTAG from the coding sequence GTGGCGGTAGGCGCACGATCCGGACGCGATGAGCCCGAGGAGCGTCCCGAGGAGCGGCCGGAGGCAGCCGTCGAGAGCGAGACCCACGACGAAGACGGGAATCCGCGCGCGCACCGCTCCTTCTGGAAGGAGCTGCCGCTCCTCATCGGTATCGCACTGGTGCTGGCCCTGCTGATCAAGACCTTCCTGGTCCAGGCCTTCTCGATCCCGTCCGAGTCCATGCAGAACACCCTGCAGAAGGGTGACCGGGTCCTCGTCGACAAGCTGACCCCGTGGTTCGGTTCCGAGCCCGAGCGCGGCGAGGTCGTGGTCTTCCACGACCCGGCGGACTGGCTCGCGGGCGAGCCCACTCCGGACCCGAACATCGCGCAGAAGGTGCTCAGCTTCATCGGTCTGATGCCCTCGGCCGAGGAGAAGGACCTGATCAAGCGGACCATCGCGGTCGGCGGGGACACCGTGGAGTGCAAGAAGGGCGGCCCGGTCGTCGTCAACGGCAAGCAGCTCGACGAGCCGTACATCTTCCCGGGCAACACCGCCTGCGACGACAAGCCCTTCGGCCCGCTGACCGTGCCCAAGGGCAAGATCTGGGTGATGGGCGACCACCGCCAGAACTCGCAGGACTCGCGCTGGCACCAGGAGGACTCGACGGGCGGCTTCGTGCCGGTCGACAAGGTCGTCGGGCGCGCCGTGGTGGTCGCCTGGCCGGTCACCCGCTGGGCCACGCTGCCGGTCCCGGACACCTTCGACCAGCAGGGCATCAACAAGCGGCCCGCAGCGACGGCGCTCGGCGCGGCCGCTCCGGCCGGGCTGGGCCTCGCGACGGCGCTGCCGATCGTGCTGTGGCGCAGGCGGAAGCTGACCAAGACGCCTACCGCCGGGTAG
- the lepB gene encoding signal peptidase I — protein MGRSQGSVQGSIGGRDGRGGLGNVLSGIAVAIGFALFLGGFVWGALVYQPYTVPTESMVPTVQAGDRVLAQRIDGSEVRHGDVVIFTDSVWSDSPMVKRVVGVGGDTVRCCDAAGRLTLNGKPLVEPYIADPKSTQESTGSGKASDVTFEVTVPQGKLFLLGDRRSVSLDSRAHLQEAGQGMVPLTSVSARVDARAWPDPSMLARPDSTYAALPGGTSRPGPLRLQLAAVVAGAALVVLGAAYGPLARVLGRSGRRRERTGVRV, from the coding sequence ATGGGCAGGTCACAAGGTTCTGTACAAGGTTCTATAGGCGGCAGGGATGGCCGCGGCGGCCTCGGCAATGTGTTGTCGGGGATCGCCGTGGCCATCGGCTTTGCCCTGTTCCTCGGCGGTTTCGTGTGGGGCGCGCTGGTCTACCAGCCGTACACCGTGCCGACCGAGTCGATGGTTCCGACGGTGCAGGCCGGGGACCGGGTGCTGGCGCAGCGGATCGACGGCTCCGAGGTACGCCACGGGGACGTGGTGATCTTCACTGATTCCGTGTGGAGCGATTCGCCGATGGTCAAGCGGGTCGTCGGGGTCGGCGGCGACACGGTGCGCTGCTGTGACGCGGCGGGCCGGCTGACCCTGAACGGCAAGCCGCTGGTCGAGCCGTACATCGCCGACCCGAAGTCGACCCAGGAGAGCACGGGCTCGGGCAAGGCCTCGGACGTCACCTTCGAGGTCACGGTCCCGCAGGGCAAGCTCTTCCTGCTCGGCGACCGGCGCTCGGTCTCCCTGGACTCCCGGGCCCACCTGCAGGAGGCCGGTCAGGGCATGGTCCCGCTGACCTCGGTGAGCGCGCGGGTGGACGCCCGGGCGTGGCCGGACCCCTCGATGCTGGCGCGGCCGGACAGCACGTACGCCGCGCTGCCGGGCGGAACCTCGCGCCCGGGCCCGCTGCGGCTCCAGCTGGCCGCGGTGGTGGCCGGGGCGGCGCTGGTGGTCCTCGGGGCTGCCTACGGGCCGCTGGCGCGCGTCCTCGGGCGCTCGGGGCGGCGGCGGGAGCGCACCGGTGTCCGGGTCTGA
- a CDS encoding NUDIX hydrolase, with translation MSGSEVRKVSRVILLDPADRILLLHGFEPEDPGESWWFTPGGGLEGAETREQAALRELAEETGITEVELGPVLWQRHCAFPFDGRRWEQDEWYFLARTDRTEVATDGFTELERRSVTGARWWTSEELLVARETVYPTRLGELLRTLLAEGPPGAPVILAPEIV, from the coding sequence GTGTCCGGGTCTGAGGTCCGCAAGGTCTCCCGGGTGATCCTGCTGGACCCGGCGGACCGGATCCTGCTGCTGCACGGGTTCGAGCCGGAGGATCCGGGGGAGAGCTGGTGGTTCACCCCGGGCGGCGGGCTGGAGGGCGCCGAGACCCGTGAGCAGGCCGCGCTGCGGGAACTCGCGGAGGAGACGGGGATCACAGAGGTGGAGCTGGGGCCGGTGCTCTGGCAGCGCCACTGCGCGTTCCCCTTCGACGGGCGCCGCTGGGAACAGGACGAGTGGTACTTCCTGGCCCGGACCGACCGCACCGAGGTGGCCACCGACGGCTTCACCGAGCTGGAGCGGCGCAGCGTCACCGGAGCCAGGTGGTGGACCTCCGAGGAACTTCTCGTGGCCCGTGAGACGGTGTACCCGACCAGACTCGGCGAGCTGCTGCGCACGCTGCTCGCGGAGGGTCCGCCGGGTGCGCCGGTGATCCTGGCCCCGGAAATCGTTTAG
- a CDS encoding DUF2469 domain-containing protein, producing MSAEDLEKYETEMELKLYREYRDVVGLFKYVIETERRFYLTNDYEMQVHSVQGEVFFEVSMADAWVWDMYRPARFVKQVRVLTFKDVNIEELNKSDLELPGS from the coding sequence ATGAGCGCCGAGGACCTCGAGAAGTACGAGACCGAGATGGAGCTGAAGCTCTATCGGGAGTACCGCGACGTCGTCGGGCTGTTCAAGTACGTGATCGAGACCGAACGTCGTTTCTATTTGACCAACGACTATGAGATGCAGGTGCATTCGGTCCAGGGCGAGGTCTTCTTCGAGGTCTCGATGGCGGATGCCTGGGTCTGGGACATGTACCGGCCGGCCCGGTTCGTCAAGCAGGTACGGGTGTTGACGTTCAAGGACGTGAACATCGAGGAGCTCAACAAGAGCGACTTGGAGCTGCCGGGCAGCTGA
- a CDS encoding YraN family protein produces the protein MDAKGVAQVRKSAGRKSAGRASEGRAAARRALGRYGEELAARRLTGAGMTVIARNWRCRGGEIDIIARDGDALVVCEVKTRRAGRPGRPMFEHPMAAVRPGKTDRLRLLAGRWLADHGGPPPGGVRIDLVGVVLPRRGAPLVEHVRGAA, from the coding sequence ATGGACGCGAAGGGCGTGGCACAGGTACGGAAATCGGCGGGGCGGAAATCGGCGGGGCGGGCGTCGGAGGGGCGGGCCGCGGCCCGGCGGGCGCTCGGGCGGTACGGCGAGGAGCTGGCCGCCCGGCGGCTGACCGGGGCCGGGATGACCGTCATCGCCCGGAACTGGCGCTGCCGGGGCGGTGAGATCGACATCATCGCCCGCGACGGGGACGCCCTCGTCGTCTGCGAGGTCAAGACCCGGCGGGCCGGACGCCCCGGCCGGCCGATGTTCGAACATCCGATGGCCGCGGTCCGGCCCGGCAAGACCGACCGGCTGAGGCTGCTCGCCGGGCGCTGGCTCGCCGATCACGGCGGACCACCGCCGGGCGGGGTCCGCATCGACCTGGTCGGCGTGGTGCTGCCCCGGCGCGGGGCGCCCCTGGTGGAACACGTCAGGGGGGCGGCCTGA
- a CDS encoding YifB family Mg chelatase-like AAA ATPase, translated as MGFARTCSVALVGVEGVVVEVQADLEPGVAAFTLVGLPDKTLVESRDRVRAAVVNSGAEWPQKKLTVGLSPASVPKSGSGFDLAVAAAVLGAAERVDPAVIADLLLIGELGLDGRVRPVRGILPAVLAAAEAGYRQVVVPQQCAAEAALVPEVSVLGVRSLRQLIAVLTDGEVPDEGPPDAFGRPDPMTAGLVLPGAGLGTGLAGGGYGACAPPDLADVAGQHGARRALEVAAAGGHHLFLTGPPGAGKTMLAERLPGIMPPLTRQDSLEVTAVHSVAGILPPGEPLVTVAPYCAPHHSATMQSLVGGGNGMPRPGAVSLAHRGVLFLDEAPEFSGRVLDALRQPLESGQVVIARAAGVMRLPARFLMVLAANPCPCGRQTLHGAGCECSPSAVRRYQGRLSGPLLDRVDLRVGVEPVSRSDLVGRSGGRGESSEAVALRVAGARARAAERLADTPWRINAEVPGHELRTRWLPAPGALAQAERDLERGLLTARGLDRVLRVAWTVADLAGKGRPDPHDVAVALELRTGIARGVPLPQECRS; from the coding sequence ATGGGATTCGCGCGGACCTGCTCGGTGGCGCTGGTCGGCGTCGAGGGCGTGGTGGTCGAGGTCCAGGCCGACCTCGAACCGGGGGTGGCCGCCTTCACCCTGGTCGGGCTCCCCGACAAGACGCTCGTGGAGAGCCGGGACCGGGTGCGGGCCGCCGTGGTCAACTCCGGCGCCGAATGGCCCCAGAAGAAGCTCACGGTCGGGCTGAGCCCGGCCTCCGTCCCCAAATCCGGCTCCGGGTTCGACCTCGCCGTGGCCGCCGCCGTCCTGGGCGCGGCGGAGCGGGTGGACCCGGCGGTCATCGCGGATCTGCTGCTCATCGGTGAACTCGGGCTCGACGGGCGGGTGCGGCCGGTGCGGGGGATCCTGCCCGCGGTGCTCGCCGCCGCCGAGGCGGGGTACCGGCAGGTGGTGGTGCCGCAGCAGTGCGCGGCCGAGGCCGCGCTGGTGCCCGAGGTGTCGGTGCTGGGGGTGCGGAGCCTGCGCCAGCTGATCGCCGTGCTGACCGACGGGGAGGTCCCGGACGAGGGGCCCCCGGATGCCTTCGGGCGGCCCGATCCGATGACGGCCGGACTGGTGCTCCCGGGGGCCGGCCTCGGAACGGGGCTGGCGGGCGGGGGGTACGGAGCCTGCGCGCCGCCCGACCTCGCGGACGTGGCGGGGCAGCACGGAGCCCGGCGGGCGCTGGAGGTGGCCGCCGCGGGCGGGCACCACCTGTTCCTGACCGGTCCGCCGGGCGCGGGCAAGACCATGCTGGCCGAGCGGCTGCCCGGGATCATGCCGCCGCTCACCCGGCAGGACTCGCTGGAGGTCACCGCCGTCCATTCGGTCGCGGGCATCCTGCCGCCCGGTGAGCCCCTGGTGACCGTGGCGCCGTACTGCGCCCCGCACCACTCCGCGACCATGCAGTCCCTGGTGGGCGGGGGCAACGGGATGCCCCGGCCCGGGGCCGTGTCGCTGGCCCACCGCGGGGTGCTGTTCCTGGACGAGGCTCCCGAATTCAGCGGGCGGGTGCTGGACGCGCTGCGCCAGCCGCTGGAATCCGGTCAGGTGGTGATCGCGCGGGCCGCCGGGGTGATGCGGCTGCCGGCCCGGTTCCTGATGGTGCTCGCCGCCAACCCCTGCCCCTGCGGGCGCCAGACCCTGCACGGTGCGGGCTGCGAGTGCTCGCCCTCGGCCGTCCGGCGCTACCAGGGGAGACTGTCCGGGCCGCTGCTGGACCGGGTGGACCTGCGGGTCGGGGTGGAGCCCGTCAGCCGGTCCGATCTCGTGGGCCGCAGTGGCGGCCGGGGCGAGAGCAGCGAGGCCGTGGCTCTGCGGGTGGCCGGGGCCAGGGCCCGGGCGGCGGAGCGGCTCGCCGACACCCCCTGGCGGATCAACGCCGAGGTGCCGGGCCACGAGCTGCGCACCCGCTGGCTGCCCGCGCCGGGCGCCCTGGCCCAGGCCGAGCGGGACCTGGAGCGGGGCCTGCTCACCGCGCGCGGCCTGGACCGGGTGCTGCGGGTCGCCTGGACGGTGGCCGACCTGGCCGGCAAGGGCCGCCCCGATCCCCATGACGTGGCGGTCGCCCTGGAACTGCGCACCGGCATCGCCCGCGGCGTCCCGCTCCCGCAGGAGTGCCGGTCATGA
- the dprA gene encoding DNA-processing protein DprA, protein MTGAGAAPQEEERARAALTRVLEPGDERAGRLLRERGAVALIRELTAAPGRGDGGPAGLGARRLDGYRRRAAAADPDRDLAAAAEVGGRFLCPGSPHWPTQLDDLGDARPVGLWLRGLPDLRSWALRSVAVVGARACTPYGAHMAQTLAAGLAERGWVVVSGAAYGIDGAAHRGALAAGGATAAVLACGVDVAYPRGHAGLLGRIAEQGLVIGELPPGSHPTPSRFVLRNRVIAALTRGTVVVEAAHRSGSLVTARRAQGLGRFTMGVPGPATSGLSAGVHELLRGEGVLVTDAAEVVELVGAMGELAPERRGPVLARDLLHPDTARVLEALPAGRPVRAADLARAAGTGTDEVIGRLYELHSLGFVERQGDEWQLSRQSHGGATQTGGTRRGGH, encoded by the coding sequence ATGACCGGGGCCGGGGCCGCCCCGCAGGAGGAGGAGCGGGCCCGGGCCGCGCTCACCAGGGTGCTGGAGCCCGGGGACGAGCGGGCCGGACGCCTGCTGAGGGAGCGCGGCGCGGTCGCCCTGATACGGGAACTGACCGCCGCGCCCGGCCGGGGAGACGGGGGCCCGGCCGGGCTGGGCGCGCGGCGGCTCGACGGGTACCGCAGGCGGGCGGCGGCCGCCGACCCCGACCGGGACCTGGCCGCCGCGGCGGAGGTCGGCGGCCGCTTCCTGTGCCCGGGCTCGCCGCACTGGCCGACACAGCTCGACGACCTGGGGGACGCGCGGCCCGTCGGACTGTGGCTGCGCGGCCTGCCCGACCTGCGCAGCTGGGCCCTGCGCTCGGTCGCGGTGGTCGGCGCCCGCGCCTGCACCCCGTACGGCGCCCACATGGCGCAGACCCTGGCCGCAGGGCTCGCCGAGCGTGGCTGGGTGGTGGTGTCCGGCGCGGCGTACGGGATCGACGGAGCGGCCCATCGCGGGGCGCTCGCCGCGGGCGGGGCCACGGCGGCGGTGCTGGCCTGCGGTGTGGACGTCGCCTACCCCCGGGGACACGCCGGGCTGCTCGGCCGGATCGCCGAACAGGGACTGGTGATCGGTGAACTCCCGCCGGGCAGCCATCCCACGCCCAGCCGCTTCGTCCTGCGCAACCGCGTGATCGCCGCGTTGACCCGGGGGACCGTGGTCGTCGAGGCGGCCCATCGCAGCGGTTCGCTGGTCACCGCCCGGCGGGCGCAGGGGCTCGGCCGCTTCACCATGGGCGTCCCCGGACCCGCCACCAGCGGGCTGTCGGCCGGGGTGCACGAACTGCTGCGCGGGGAAGGGGTGCTGGTCACGGACGCCGCGGAGGTGGTCGAGCTGGTCGGCGCCATGGGGGAGCTGGCTCCCGAGCGGCGCGGGCCGGTGCTCGCCCGGGACCTGCTGCACCCGGACACCGCCCGGGTGCTGGAAGCGCTGCCCGCCGGACGGCCCGTCCGGGCGGCGGACCTCGCCCGCGCCGCGGGCACGGGCACCGATGAAGTCATCGGCAGACTGTACGAACTTCACTCTCTGGGGTTCGTCGAACGGCAGGGCGACGAATGGCAGTTGAGCAGGCAATCACATGGCGGAGCCACTCAAACCGGTGGCACCCGGCGAGGCGGTCATTGA
- the whiG gene encoding RNA polymerase sigma factor WhiG, producing the protein MPQHTSGSDRAAVPPAARGSVRTTAPSPLDALWRSYKESGDERLREQLILHYSPLVKYVAGRVSVGLPPNVEQADFVSSGVFGLIDAIEKFDIERSIKFETYAITRIRGAMIDELRALDWIPRSVRQKARAVERAYATLEAQLRRTPTEIEVADEMGVALEELHAVFSQLSLANVVALEELLHVGGEGDRLSLMDTLEDTAADNPVAVAEDRELRRLLARAINTLPDREKTVVTLYYYEGLTLAEIGHVLGVTESRVSQIHTKSVLQLRAKLADVGR; encoded by the coding sequence ATGCCCCAGCACACCTCAGGGTCTGACCGCGCTGCGGTGCCCCCCGCTGCCCGTGGCAGCGTGCGGACCACCGCGCCCTCGCCCCTGGACGCGTTGTGGCGCTCGTACAAGGAATCGGGGGACGAGCGTCTGCGGGAACAGCTGATCCTGCACTACTCACCCCTCGTCAAGTACGTGGCCGGGCGGGTCAGCGTCGGCCTGCCGCCCAATGTCGAGCAGGCCGATTTCGTCTCCTCCGGGGTCTTCGGACTGATCGACGCCATCGAGAAGTTCGACATCGAGCGCTCCATCAAGTTCGAGACATATGCGATCACCCGGATCCGGGGCGCGATGATCGACGAACTGCGCGCCCTGGACTGGATCCCGCGCTCGGTCCGGCAGAAGGCGCGGGCCGTCGAGCGGGCGTACGCGACGCTCGAAGCCCAGCTGCGCCGCACGCCGACCGAGATCGAGGTCGCCGACGAGATGGGGGTCGCGCTGGAGGAACTCCACGCGGTCTTCAGCCAGTTGTCGCTGGCCAATGTGGTCGCCCTGGAGGAACTGCTGCATGTCGGCGGCGAGGGCGACCGGCTCTCGCTGATGGACACGCTGGAGGACACCGCCGCCGACAACCCGGTGGCCGTCGCCGAGGACCGCGAGCTGCGCAGGCTGCTCGCGCGGGCCATCAACACGCTGCCCGACCGGGAGAAGACGGTGGTGACCCTCTACTACTACGAGGGGCTCACCCTGGCCGAGATCGGTCATGTCCTCGGGGTCACCGAGAGCCGGGTCAGCCAGATCCACACCAAGTCGGTCCTGCAGCTGCGGGCCAAGCTGGCGGATGTGGGGCGCTGA
- a CDS encoding TetR/AcrR family transcriptional regulator — protein sequence MQRGALLDAARSLLSEGGTEALSFPALAERTGLARSSVYEYFRSRAAVVEELCAVDFPVWAAEIEAAMERAATPEAKIEAYVRSQLGLVGDQRHRAVVAISASELDAGAREKIRAAHGGLIAMIVEALAALGQEQPRLAAMLLQGVVDAAVRRIELGAGEDPAEVTETAVSMALRGVRG from the coding sequence ATGCAGCGAGGCGCCCTGCTGGACGCCGCGCGCTCCCTGCTGTCCGAAGGCGGGACGGAAGCGCTGAGCTTCCCCGCCCTCGCCGAGCGGACCGGCCTCGCCCGGTCCTCCGTCTACGAGTACTTCCGCTCCCGCGCGGCGGTGGTCGAAGAACTGTGCGCGGTGGACTTCCCCGTCTGGGCCGCCGAGATCGAGGCCGCGATGGAGCGGGCCGCGACACCGGAAGCGAAGATCGAGGCGTACGTCCGCAGCCAGCTCGGGCTGGTGGGCGACCAGCGGCACCGGGCCGTGGTGGCGATCTCGGCCAGCGAGCTGGACGCCGGGGCGCGGGAGAAGATCCGCGCCGCGCACGGAGGGCTGATCGCGATGATCGTCGAAGCGCTGGCCGCCCTCGGCCAGGAGCAGCCGCGGCTGGCCGCGATGCTGCTGCAGGGTGTCGTGGACGCCGCGGTGCGCCGGATCGAGCTGGGCGCGGGCGAGGACCCGGCCGAGGTGACCGAGACCGCCGTCTCCATGGCCCTGCGGGGCGTCCGGGGCTGA
- a CDS encoding murein hydrolase activator EnvC family protein produces the protein MKTLTLLIVTLLMTPAPALAPVPAPVSAPSPAPSSTPGPVSAGGGGRPLPAPLRVARWWDPPPTPYAAGHRGVDLAAPVGAEIRAVGPGRVFYAGRVAGRGVLSLTLPGGLRTTYEPVRALVAEGDQVSAGLRVAVLEPGGHCASPCLHWGLLAGETYLNPLTLLPRPAPRLLPRAP, from the coding sequence ATGAAGACCCTGACCTTGCTGATCGTGACCCTGCTGATGACCCCGGCGCCGGCGCTCGCCCCGGTGCCCGCGCCCGTCTCCGCGCCCTCTCCCGCTCCCTCTTCCACACCGGGGCCGGTGTCCGCCGGGGGCGGCGGGCGGCCGCTGCCCGCCCCGCTGCGGGTGGCGCGGTGGTGGGATCCGCCGCCCACGCCGTATGCGGCGGGCCACCGGGGTGTGGACCTGGCCGCGCCGGTGGGCGCGGAGATCCGGGCGGTGGGTCCGGGCCGGGTGTTCTACGCCGGACGGGTGGCGGGGCGCGGGGTGCTCTCCCTCACCCTGCCGGGCGGTCTGCGCACGACGTACGAGCCGGTACGCGCCCTCGTCGCGGAGGGCGACCAGGTGAGCGCGGGCCTCCGGGTCGCGGTCCTCGAACCCGGCGGTCACTGCGCGAGCCCGTGCCTGCACTGGGGCCTGCTGGCGGGCGAGACCTATCTCAACCCGCTGACCCTGCTCCCGCGCCCGGCTCCGAGGCTGCTGCCGCGGGCTCCCTGA
- the rpsB gene encoding 30S ribosomal protein S2 — protein MAVVTMRELLESGVHFGHQTRRWNPKMKRFIFTERNGIYIIDLLQSLSYIDRAYEFVKETVAHGGSIMFVGTKKQAQEAIAEQATRVGMPYVNQRWLGGMLTNFSTVYKRLQRLKELEQIDFEDVAASGLTKKELLVLSREKAKLEKTLGGIREMSKVPSAVWIVDTKKEHIAVGEARKLHIPVVAILDTNCDPDEVDYKIPGNDDAIRSVTLLTRVIADAVAEGLIARSGAATGDSKPGEKAAAEPLAEWERDLLEGDKKADDAAEAPAEAAAVEAEVVAEAPAVEAEVVAETVVEAPAADAEQA, from the coding sequence ATGGCCGTCGTCACGATGCGGGAGCTGCTGGAAAGCGGCGTCCACTTCGGTCACCAGACCCGTCGTTGGAACCCGAAGATGAAGCGCTTCATCTTCACGGAGCGCAACGGCATCTACATCATCGACCTGCTCCAGTCGCTGTCGTACATCGACCGCGCCTACGAGTTCGTCAAGGAGACCGTTGCCCACGGCGGCTCCATCATGTTCGTCGGTACCAAGAAGCAGGCCCAGGAGGCCATCGCCGAGCAGGCGACGCGCGTTGGTATGCCGTACGTCAACCAGCGGTGGCTGGGTGGCATGCTCACCAACTTCTCCACCGTCTACAAGCGCCTTCAGCGTCTGAAGGAGCTTGAGCAGATCGACTTCGAGGACGTCGCGGCCTCGGGTCTCACCAAGAAGGAGCTCCTCGTGCTCTCGCGCGAGAAGGCCAAGCTGGAGAAGACCCTCGGCGGTATCCGTGAGATGTCGAAGGTTCCCAGCGCCGTCTGGATCGTCGACACCAAGAAGGAGCACATCGCCGTCGGTGAGGCGCGCAAGCTCCACATCCCGGTCGTCGCGATCCTCGACACCAACTGTGACCCCGACGAGGTCGACTACAAGATCCCGGGCAACGACGACGCGATCCGCTCCGTCACCCTGCTCACCCGCGTGATCGCCGACGCCGTCGCCGAGGGCCTCATCGCCCGTTCCGGTGCCGCGACCGGTGACTCGAAGCCGGGCGAGAAGGCCGCTGCCGAGCCGCTCGCCGAGTGGGAGCGCGACCTGCTCGAGGGCGACAAGAAGGCTGACGACGCTGCCGAGGCTCCGGCCGAGGCCGCCGCCGTCGAGGCCGAGGTCGTCGCCGAGGCCCCGGCCGTCGAGGCCGAGGTTGTCGCCGAGACCGTCGTCGAGGCCCCGGCCGCCGACGCCGAGCAGGCCTGA